CTAAATCATTTGCTTCTTTGTTTTCTAGTCGAGGTATATGTTCAATGTTAATGTAATCAAAATGATTCAGAAGAGAACTTgccataacaaaatattttgctaAGTGTTCATTAACACATTTGTATTCTTGTGTTAATTGCCTCAACACTAATTCTGAATCACCTCTTATGTTAACATTTCTTGCCCCCAagctaattaaaatttcaaggcCTGTAATTAGAGCCTCATACTCAGCCTCATTATTAGAACAAAGccctttgattttatatttgaatttagttGGAACTTTATTGGGGGATATTATTAAAACTCCAATTCCAGTTCCATGTTTGTGTTTCGAACCATTGAAATACAAAATCCAAGGCTCTGTATCGACATAGTCTTGCGGCATTTCGATCACTGAGTGATCTACAATAAAATCTGCCACAATTTGACCCTTAACAGATTTCAAAGGCTTGTACGTTAAAGAATATTCTGTTAATGCTAAAGCCCATTTTCCAATTCTACTGTGTAAAATAGGTTTTGACAACATGtgcttaataatatcataatgagAATACACATAAACATCAACAGGCTTTATATATTGCTTAAGTTTTGCACAAGAGAAATACAAACAAAGACAAAGTTTTTCTATGGCAGTATATCTAGTTTCTGCATCATTTAGTACACGACTAAGATAATAAATTGCATGCTCTACGCCATCATCATCTTCCTGAGCCAACATGCTACCAATAGTCTTGTCAGACGCAGCAATATACAACTTCATAGTCTTATTTCGACTAGGAGGCATTAACACAGGAGGCTTGATCAgatattctttaatttcatcGAAAGCCTTTTGATGCTCTTCACCCCATTTGAATGGTTCATCTTTCTTGAGTCGAAGTAATGGCGAAAAAATTTGAGCTTTGCCACTTAGATTCGAAATGAATCGCCTCAAGAAGTTAATTTTTCTTAGCAAAGACTGAAGCTGTTTTTTGGTCGAAGGAGGCTTCGTCTCCAGAATAGCCTTTGTCTTGTTTTGATTTATCTCAATGCCTTTTTTATGCACCACAAAACCAAGGAAATCTCCTGCATGCACACAAAAAGCACACTTTAATGGATTCATTTTTAATCCATGTTCCCTCATTCGTTCGAAAGATTGCCTAAGGTAATCCAAATGGCTATCTTCCGAGGAGGATTTGatgattatatcatcaatataaaCTTGCATAAATGTgtcaataaaatcatgaaacatGGAATTCATGGCCCTTTGATAAGTGGCCCCAGCATTCTTCAACCCAAAAGGCATAACTACCCATTCATAAGTGCCTAGAGCACCAGGGCATCAAAATGCTGTTTTTGACACATCACTTTCAGCAATAAATATTTGGTTATAACCAGAATAACCATCTAACATGCTTAAAAATTCGAAGCCAGCTGCTGAATCTACTAACATTTCTGCTACTGGCATAACATATTCATCTTTAGGTGTAGCATTATTTAAATCCCTAAAATCTATGCATATTCTAAGAGTTCCATTCTTTTTAATGACAGGGACTATATTTGCTAACCATTCAACATACTGGCAGATCTGATGAATTTACTCCTCAGCAGCCTTTCGATCTCTTCCTTAATCTTGGACATGATTTCTGGTGCGAATCTTCTTGGTAGTTGTTTTACTGGTCTTTTTCCCTCCTTAATAGGTAATTTCAGTTCGACCATTTCCCTGCTTAACCCAGGCATTTCGTGATAATCCCAAGCAAAGCAGTCTTTAAATTCTCTAAGAAGAGGCACCAGCTTTTCTTTTAGACTTGAGGTGATATTGGCACTGATATAGGTTGGCCTTTTTATCGAGCCATCTCCAATGTCGATCTCCTCCAAAAGATCTTGAGCCTGCATCTTTGGCGCCTCACTTatgggatttttctcaaaacccagTGGCTCATCATCATAAATGCAGTCCAGTCTTCGatcctttgtttctttgttttcatgatCTTCGATCTTGGCTTCAACTGCCATATTTTGTTGGAATTCAGCCTCAAGGGCCGTATTTAGTCTATTTTCGGCCATATAAGCCATAATTCTGGCCCATGCAGTGGCCTCAGTCATATTAATCTTCATATATATTCCACCCAGTTGGTGGAATGACTCCATCTTCAGAGGAAACAACATTAATTTCCTCCCTCTCCCATATAAATCCATGGGTAGGATGGAGTTTGACAGAGTGGATAACATTGTCACCTGACTCGAAAGCAGTCTCCTTGTCACCACAAGGTGCTATGTTAGCCAAATTTTTGTCAAAGGTTTGTGGAGTAACATTATCAATCTCTGACTTATAGAAACTTTGATCTGCCTCTATATTTTCAACAATCCCATCCTCCCTCCAGATAATGAGTTTCTGGTGGAGAGTAGATGGCACAGCCCCAACTCCATGGATCcattcccttcctaatagcaAGTTAAAATTAGCCTTGGACTGTATCACCAGGAATAGAGTTGGTCGAACTATACTGCCTACAGCAACATCTACTTGAATGGCTCCCAAAGAATAGCCAGTTTTGCCCTCATAATTAGAGAGCACAATGTTGTGAGCAGATAGATCAGTGTCATGTTTCCCGATCTTGTAGAGCATAGATCGAGGCATTAAGTTGACAGCCGCTCCTCCATCTATGAGCACTTTGTTGATTCCAACATTCTCAACTTTTGCCCTGATGAAAAGAGGTTTGAGATGACTTTTCATCTGAAAATCTGGCTTTTCGAAATAAGCTAATTGTTCTTCCACACAGCCATTGTTCATAACATAGTAGCACACTGGCTTTGGATCAGCCATATCAAAATGATCGAACTCACCTTCGATCTCAGTAACCTCAGACTGTACATCATATTCAGATGGCAAGATAGATACCACACAGATGACATCAGAGTCTGGTTCAGAATCCAGTAGATCCTCATCCTCCATCTTATCTTCATCCACTGGAGGCAGGAGTCTCTCCTTTACTGGCCTCCTAGACACTTCTTTATACTGGCCCGTTTGCAGATTCTGTTGAGCCAATTTATTCTGACGCTGGAACCTGCGCCATTGGGTCCTCGTCATAGGATTCTTTCCTCTGTAATTGTTCCTATAAGAGTACTTATTAGCCTCCTGTGGGCCAATTTGCTTCGTTCCACTCGAACCACCTACTTCCATGGCTCCTTTGTTGAACCTTATGAGTCCCTGGTGCATCCATTTTTCGACCGGAACTGAACCAGGAGGAGCGAAAGTATTCCTTCGACCAGACTTCTGATTAGTGTTCGACTGCACCATAACCCTTTTGCCTTTATCGAAACGTTGGTTCTGCTTTGCCCCCTTGTTAACAACTTGGTATTTTTTGAGGCCCTCAGTAGCCTCCCTATCACATACTGCACTGCAGCGAGGGCAGAGCATCACAATCTTGTTTTCGAGTTTGCATCTATTCAAGAAATCAATTAAATCCTCCTCAGCCTGAGGATACACAACCTTCATTTGTTCGTTGTAATCCTCTTCAGATATGTCCTGAACTTGCACCTGAGACAACTCCATTGCCTCGACCATCATTATTTCTTGGGGCTCTGCATAAAGAGTTTCAACAGCTTTGGATGTTTCAGCATTTGCCTGGACAGCCTTTGGTTTCTCACCAAATTTGAGCCTCCCTTCGTTGAGAGCCTTTTgaaccaaatccctgaaaagaaCACAACGTGAGGTTTTATGGCCaaggaaattatgaaatttacaataacccCTTTTCTTCTGTTGTTCGATTGGGGGTACTTTCAAGCCCTTAGGAACAATAACTTGGCCATCTGTgactaataaatcaaatatttcatcacatttagttatgtcaaatgtataagttttagacacaaatttatcatttttaggtTCAACAGGGTTTTTTCCATTGGAAGGTCTAAGGAGTTTACAAACATAAGGAGGTCCAGGTTTTAATTCTGCTAAATCAACCTCATTGTCTTCGATATCTTCATAAATAATATCGAACTCCTGGTCACTGTCATTGGTTTCGACATATGCAACCTTTTCCTTCTTGTGGAACTTAAAATTTCTAGCCTTTTCAGCCTTCAATCGTTCGAGTTGTCGAACTCTATCAGCCAATTGAGCCATATCCCTTAAATACTGGGTATCTAATTTCTTTCAAATCGAATAGTCTAGGCCACCAGCAGCCATTTCGACTAATTCATGTTCAGGGACTTGGGTGAAACACCTTGCCTTTAAGAGTCTGAATCTGTTCAAATAATCATCAATTGATTCAAGTGCCTTACGTCGAACGCTGGCTAACTCTTTAAGGCTTATCTTAGACTGTCCCATATAGAATTGCTCATGGAAAATCCCCTCCAATTGGTTCCAATTATGTATGGAATGAGGAGGAAGGGTTGTAAACCATGTGAAAGCATTTTTCGTTAAGGAATTAGGGAAAtatttcattcttaaattttcattattagccAAGTCCCCTGCCTCGACCAAATATCTAGCAACGTGTTCGACAGTGGACTCATTTGTCTCTCCTGCAAACTTAGTAAACTTAGGGATTTTCACACCCCTTGGTAACTCTGTCTGTAACACATACTCAGATAATGGAGACACAAAATTGGGCCTGTGTAAGCCTAAGTTCAAACCATTCTGTACTAAAATTGTTTCGACCATTTGGGCCAGGTTATTCTGCCTATCGAAACGGTTTTGTTGAATATTCCCTATTACTTCATCAGCATTTTGGTTTCTATTTACCAAAACTATACCAGGGTTTGGTTCTACCTGTTGGGCTGGTGGCTCTATGCGTGCCACTGGTTGTGGTGCTTGAGCCATTTGCATCCCTGGATTGTTAGGCATCTGTATCTCTTGGACAGGCGCCTGTATTTGGATCTGTCGAATTGGTGGTTGCTGTATGGGTGGTGCCCCAAAAAAGTCAGCAATTCGACTTATTTGATTTGTTAACATTTGGTAACTGtcatttgtattttgaattaagGGGTTAATGACAGttcctatttgttgtgttaACATGTTAACCATATCATGGTTACTTTCATCCATTTGTTGTCTGAGTGACAAAACGGatgtattggttaaatgttgaggaactaccctaccttgattgccCGCTACAGACCCTGATGGAGAGAACGTATTAAGATTCTCTACATTTGGTTGAGAGTTTTGCAGCCCTGCCATCAAAGATGTAGGCATGCCATATAGAGGGTTTTGAAGCGGTCGAAAGGGACTTCCACTGGGATTCCCTAAACTGGGGTTATTCCATGGGGCAAAAGCAGACGCTGACGTGGTCGAACTTGCCAACGTCATGTTGGTCATGGGAGAAGTTACCCCTGTCTGATTCATAACCGTCGAAGCGGTCGAACTTATCGTGCCAACAGTTTGGTCAGGAATTGCTCCTATGCCAGAATTTATATTGGCATTACTGACAGATGTCTGCGTTCGTTGCCCCTCCATATTTGGAAGGTCATTGTTTCGATTACTTGGGGGTGGTCTAGCCATCCTTGTACGAGTTTTAAATTCTGTTAAGTGTGGAACAGATTTCCcacttcttaaatgcatacaaGATCAAAACAATTAAGAGTGCAATAAACCAACAGCACTGAAtaaaactttaataataatttaaagcaGAAACACACAATTGACCGGTCCCACCGGGCGTGCCAATTTGTTTACGTTGAAATCTGGTAAACAATCGCTAGTCTAAGTTAATTGCTTGCGAGATCAACTAGTGAATCTCAGGAGCATGCCATTTGTGTGTTTGCTTTAAACGTAAAGCCTTTAATGTTCATCGTTGCAACAAACATTCATTGGTTTGAGATTTGCAGAAAGTAAAATTCTTTGAAAGAAACGAAATGCTGGAAGTAAATTGACAAAGGAAAGGTAAATTGCAGAATTTAAAGGATCAGCGAGTTCATTCAATCgaatgaaccatttaaaagGGCAGGAATTATAAAGTGAAACGTAAATTGCATTGCACTCGAAATGTAAAGTTTACAGAAATTTAAAATGGTTCACAATCATACATTCTCCTTGTGTACTCGTTTCTCTCTGCGCTGGGTACTTTGAGTGTATAAGGATTTGTAGAAATGATTTGCGACCCCGAAATCTGACTAAAAAACtgctatatatagacattcGAAAATAAACTGCCCTAACGGTCGAAACACTATCCTAATGCCAAGTGTCTTGCTACGTACACCTTGCATGCACATAACTGCTCCTTAGAACGGTTATCCATATCGCTTCGAAGTCGAACTGATTTTGTGAAGTTTTGTCAGAAATTGCGCTAAGTCCAGAAATCTTGCTGCCTTGACTTCGATTCGACCATATGCCAGCTCGATTCGCCCAATGGTTCGAAGCCCTCTTTCTTGTCTTAGCcttatattttgtaaatatttccTTGAACCTGTGAATCCTTTTCAATagactcttctttcttttcgatTCAAACAGAATCTGACAAAATTCGTATTTAGAGCATATTTTTAGCTCATCAAAAATATGGGCTAACAGTATATTACAAGGAATGTTACTAGCATtttttcaacataaaaataGTAAGTAATTTCCATTGTCAAGTTGAatgtcattttctttctttaatgtcACTTGTAATTGTAAATG
Above is a window of Glycine max cultivar Williams 82 chromosome 14 unlocalized genomic scaffold, Glycine_max_v4.0 Gm14_scaffold_84, whole genome shotgun sequence DNA encoding:
- the LOC100783533 gene encoding uncharacterized protein, which codes for MTEATAWARIMAYMAENRLNTALEAEFQQNMAVEAKIEDHENKETKDRRLDCIYDDEPLGFEKNPISEAPKMQAQDLLEEIDIGDGSIKRPTYISANITSSLKEKLVPLLREFKDCFAWDYHEMPGLSREMVELKLPIKEGKRPVKQLPRRFAPEIMSKIKEEIERLLRSKFIRSARDFLGFVVHKKGIEINQNKTKAILETKPPSTKKQLQSLLRKINFLRRFISNLSGKAQIFSPLLRLKKDEPFKWGEEHQKAFDEIKEYLIKPPVLMPPSRNKTMKLYIAASDKTIGSMLAQEDDDGVEHAIYYLSRVLNDAETRYTAIEKLCLCLYFSCAKLKQYIKPVDVYVYSHYDIIKHMLSKPILHSRIGKWALALTEYSLTYKPLKSVKGQIVADFIVDHSVIEMPQDYVDTEPWILYFNGSKHKHGTGIGVLIISPNKVPTKFKYKIKGLCSNNEAEYEALITGLEILISLGARNVNIRGDSELVLRQLTQEYKCVNEHLAKYFVMASSLLNHFDYINIEHIPRLENKEANDLAQIASGYKMSKEKLTQLIEIKDKLMSPEPLSTKLPMPKLVGASIPQNNEDESMDGFQGKIQILAIDNMLDNDWRKSIVEYLENPIGNVARKVKYRALNYVVVGNDLFKKTAEGVLLKCISESEAYLAVSHVHSGACGSHQAGHKMKWLLFRQGLYWPSMLKDCIEFAKGCQECQKHAGIQHVPASELHSIIKPWPFRGWALDLIGEIKPASSKNQRYIIVGVDYFTKWIEAVPLPNVDQEAVISFIQNHIIYRYGIPETITTDQGSVFTGRKMQEFAQKTGFRLLTSTPYYVQANGQVEAANKIVINLIKKHIAQKPRNWNKTLDQVLWACRNSPKESTNTTPFRLTYGHDAVLPVEIHLQSVRVQKQMDIPIDHYWKMMSDELVDLDEERLRALEVLTKQKERVAKAYNKKVKSKIFNIGDLVWKVILPMDSKDRALGKWSPNWEGPFKIIQIYSNGAYELEELTPQKRTLSINGKYLKKYKPTLLEVKISIE